In the Palaeococcus pacificus DY20341 genome, one interval contains:
- the ribH gene encoding 6,7-dimethyl-8-ribityllumazine synthase — MIYEGDYKGEGLKIGIVVSRFNDLLTKELLDGALDCFKRHGVENIDIFKVPGAFEIPFIAKELAKKENYDAILALGAVVKGETYHFELVANEVAKGVAHINLTYETPVIFGVITVDDEIQGLDRAGIKSNKGFEYALATLEMANLKKKLKKVP; from the coding sequence ATGATTTACGAAGGGGATTATAAGGGCGAAGGTCTAAAAATAGGAATAGTTGTAAGTAGATTTAACGATTTACTCACTAAGGAGCTTTTAGATGGTGCATTAGACTGTTTTAAACGACATGGCGTTGAGAACATAGACATCTTCAAAGTTCCAGGAGCTTTTGAAATTCCATTTATCGCAAAAGAATTGGCGAAGAAGGAAAACTACGACGCAATTTTAGCGTTAGGAGCCGTTGTTAAGGGCGAAACATACCACTTTGAACTCGTTGCCAATGAGGTTGCTAAAGGAGTAGCCCATATAAACTTAACATACGAAACTCCGGTAATATTTGGTGTTATAACCGTTGATGACGAAATTCAAGGGCTGGACAGAGCTGGAATAAAGTCAAATAAAGGCTTTGAATATGCTTTAGCGACTTTAGAGATGGCGAATTTAAAGAAAAAACTAAAGAAGGTGCCTTAG
- a CDS encoding phosphoribosylaminoimidazolesuccinocarboxamide synthase, which yields MRLIYRGKTKDVYEDGEHLIFHFKDSILGFKGKEDTGGNEVIGARKGKGNTVLQQTAFFFSLLEEHGIKTHFVERIDERNAKFLKAEKIPLEVIYRFKAYGSFLRRYGEHRALQELNIVEFTLKDDALGDPLICDEAVEKLGIASKGEIEEMKRITRKVAQILKEFFESRGLEIIDFKLEFGRKNGELLVIDEISGDTMRVMKDGQVLKQEEILEVIE from the coding sequence ATGAGGCTGATTTATAGAGGAAAGACCAAGGATGTCTATGAAGACGGCGAACACTTGATTTTTCACTTCAAGGACAGCATTTTAGGGTTCAAAGGTAAAGAGGACACGGGAGGCAACGAAGTAATAGGTGCGAGGAAAGGCAAGGGAAATACTGTTCTTCAGCAGACAGCGTTCTTCTTTTCTCTTCTTGAGGAGCATGGAATAAAAACGCACTTCGTTGAGCGGATTGATGAGAGAAATGCCAAATTCCTCAAAGCAGAGAAAATTCCTCTCGAGGTTATCTACCGCTTCAAAGCCTACGGGAGTTTTTTGAGGCGCTATGGGGAACATAGGGCGCTCCAAGAGCTCAATATTGTGGAGTTCACGCTTAAAGATGATGCCCTTGGGGACCCCCTAATCTGCGATGAAGCTGTGGAAAAGCTTGGCATAGCCTCAAAGGGAGAAATCGAAGAAATGAAGAGGATAACAAGAAAAGTTGCCCAAATTTTGAAGGAATTCTTTGAGAGTAGGGGGCTTGAAATAATCGACTTTAAACTTGAGTTTGGGAGAAAGAACGGAGAACTTTTGGTAATTGATGAGATAAGCGGCGACACGATGAGAGTTATGAAAGACGGGCAAGTTTTGAAGCAGGAAGAGATTTTGGAGGTGATTGAATGA
- a CDS encoding IMP cyclohydrolase produces the protein MKGVYVGRMVGVGLNDGKPFAFYRLSSRSFPNRKAVIKGDEVYIVNLTETDNPYVSYPVVKLLREYAVVSNGSHTPFIAQALGEESPKKALIHVLDAMGYERDDYNTPRIAAVVQKEGNKAWLGFVGKDELWVKEVKLEEGKAFFTATYNVDGVETLSLDFKDENDLAERALNLSFAHPVLAIGVVDFGDKFKIGIRGVKNL, from the coding sequence ATGAAAGGAGTTTACGTCGGGAGAATGGTTGGGGTAGGCCTGAACGACGGAAAGCCCTTCGCCTTCTACCGCTTAAGCTCTCGCTCATTCCCAAACAGGAAGGCCGTAATAAAGGGAGATGAAGTGTATATAGTCAACCTAACTGAAACGGACAACCCCTACGTGAGCTATCCTGTGGTTAAGCTCCTCCGTGAGTACGCGGTTGTGAGCAATGGGTCTCATACACCATTTATAGCCCAAGCCCTCGGGGAGGAGAGTCCTAAAAAAGCGCTGATTCACGTTTTAGACGCTATGGGGTACGAGCGCGATGATTATAACACGCCAAGAATTGCTGCGGTAGTTCAAAAGGAGGGCAATAAAGCTTGGCTCGGCTTCGTGGGGAAGGATGAGCTTTGGGTAAAAGAGGTGAAGCTTGAGGAAGGGAAAGCATTCTTCACCGCGACGTACAATGTTGATGGTGTTGAAACGCTAAGCTTAGACTTTAAAGATGAAAATGACCTAGCAGAGAGAGCTTTGAATCTTAGCTTTGCACATCCAGTGCTGGCTATTGGAGTTGTTGATTTTGGGGATAAATTTAAAATAGGAATAAGAGGAGTGAAGAACCTCTAA
- a CDS encoding formate--phosphoribosylaminoimidazolecarboxamide ligase, with protein MIISTIASHSSLQIILGANREGFKTRLYASPKRKNFYASLPVVDELIVADDLKEILSDEGIIIPHGSFVAYLGLDAIENSEARFFGNKRFLKWETKFELVDKALEKAGIPQVESVDLSEVRDDELYFVRMEGPKGGSGHFIAYGRELEDKLKSVSEPYRIERFIDGAYIYVHFFYSPILNRLELLGVDERLVIADSNKRRPFKALPYTIVGNKAVALRESLLPRLYDYGLAFVEAMRKLEPPFIGPFALHFAYDGDFHCIGFASRIDGGSNAKHWYSALYWGEEMLMGERIAREIKLALQEDRLEEVVT; from the coding sequence ATGATAATCTCAACCATAGCCTCCCATTCCTCACTCCAAATCATTTTAGGGGCTAATAGAGAAGGATTCAAAACTCGCCTTTATGCCTCTCCAAAGCGGAAAAACTTTTACGCTTCGCTTCCGGTTGTCGATGAGCTCATAGTAGCGGACGACCTGAAGGAGATCCTAAGCGATGAGGGAATCATCATCCCGCACGGCTCCTTCGTTGCATACTTAGGCCTTGATGCAATAGAAAACAGCGAAGCAAGGTTCTTTGGCAATAAGCGCTTCCTCAAGTGGGAAACAAAGTTCGAGCTTGTGGATAAAGCGCTCGAAAAGGCGGGAATTCCACAAGTGGAGAGCGTTGATTTGAGCGAGGTTAGGGATGATGAGCTATACTTCGTTAGAATGGAAGGCCCAAAAGGGGGAAGCGGTCACTTCATAGCCTACGGAAGAGAGCTCGAGGATAAACTCAAAAGTGTTAGCGAGCCTTATAGAATTGAGCGTTTCATTGATGGTGCCTACATCTACGTCCACTTCTTCTACTCACCGATTTTAAACCGCTTGGAGCTCCTCGGAGTCGATGAACGCTTAGTAATAGCAGACTCAAACAAGAGAAGGCCGTTCAAAGCCCTACCCTATACCATAGTTGGAAACAAGGCCGTTGCTCTTAGGGAATCCCTCCTCCCAAGGCTTTACGACTACGGTTTGGCCTTTGTTGAGGCAATGAGAAAGCTCGAGCCGCCTTTCATAGGGCCTTTCGCGCTCCACTTCGCCTACGATGGCGACTTCCACTGCATAGGCTTTGCCTCGAGAATTGACGGTGGGAGCAACGCGAAGCACTGGTATTCCGCCCTATACTGGGGCGAGGAGATGCTTATGGGTGAGAGGATTGCGCGTGAGATTAAACTTGCCCTTCAGGAGGACCGCTTAGAGGAGGTGGTAACATGA